The following coding sequences lie in one Phyllopteryx taeniolatus isolate TA_2022b chromosome 4, UOR_Ptae_1.2, whole genome shotgun sequence genomic window:
- the LOC133476789 gene encoding B-cell receptor CD22-like isoform X3, whose product MSWSAQKGRVVFVILLFGVQVVQGMETIDWGGTYAQTTICGLTGTTVEFQCSFWYPQTIDGQNTNVVKRFWFTKGSSYNTEDLSLDPEYSGRLHFDCQGDLCRLSIRELRESDAAVYKFRFVTNHGREGSYSVMPGVNLTVNDLRVQVRNYRQKTLRCVTKCHLGSSPSYNWYENGEEIQNENSQDYTPAHNSKHSYSCAVRDQHLLSPPACVVEKCNKVVYDNRNICALKGSSVDITCTYSHPYAIRTKFWFRADPSYMRINPSPPRNLQLDDRDRVEYPRESYRRSTLRIKNVMESDSAEYRFKFTTYDFEWRSSLPGTSLTVAAVQVQVMDVEVEDSYVSAQLSCHMSCSPTAPLSFCWMRNGRSAVDCSTAQMTKHHKIDLYPGDYVTCGVHGYPLTVSTPLYALKAPLIWPSDPEEILEGRPLTLTCRTDTQTSYGQHWYKKLKPSGHQAVGDGPELVFTSIRSSDSAEYFCTVGNELGNKTSQSVMIDVKYGPLHANVSAIPSSSISVGSSVSLTCSSDANPDASYIWYKDNEESPKFTGAVFNISDYRQHHGGEYRCEARNAFGSLNATLWLQVKASPLEAATIGCVTAALLLILLLVAVLMLRKKMASKHTTQCKAQPKATADSHRDHQEELVYSVVAFSKHAPTYSNVANAKRDQDDGVEYTAVGCSDSRVSRPKLQEEPDVSTLYSTVQKKRI is encoded by the exons ATGAGCTGGAGTGCGCAAAAGGGACGTGTCGTATTTGTCATCTTGCTCTTCGGCGTACAAG TGGTCCAAGGAATGGAGACGATTGACTGGGGAGGCACTTATGCTCAGACCACCATCTGTGGCCTGACAGGAACCACAGTGGAGTTCCAGTGCTCCTTCTGGTACCCGCAAACAATAGACGGCCAAAACACGAACGTTGTCAAGAGGTTCTGGTTCACCAAAGGTTCCAGTTACAACACTGAAGATCTGAGCTTGGATCCTGAGTACTCTGGTCGTCTGCACTTTGACTGTCAAGGTGACCTGTGCCGTTTGTCAATCAGAGAGCTGAGAGAAAGCGACGCGGCCGTGTACAAATTCAGATTCGTAACAAACCACGGGAGGGAAGGAAGCTACTCTGTCATGCCTGGAGTCAATCTGACTGTCAATG ATCTCAGAGTACAAGTGAGAAACTATCGGCAGAAGACTCTGAGATGTGTCACCAAGTGCCACCTTGGGTCTTCTCCTTCATACAACTGGTATGAGAATGGAGAGGAAATCCAAAATGAGAACTCCCAGGATTACACACCAGCACATAACTCCAAGCACAGCTACTCCTGTGCTGTAAGAGACCAGCACCTTTTGTCTCCTCCAGCGT GTGTGGTCGAGAAATGTAACAAGGTGGTTTACGACAACAGAAACATCTGCGCCCTCAAAGGCTCGTCAGTGGACATTACTTGCACTTACAGCCACCCCTATGCCATCCGCACAAAATTCTGGTTCAGAGCAGATCCTAGTTACATGCGGATAAATCCCTCTCCACCTCGGAACCTCCAGTTGGATGACCGCGATCGTGTTGAGTACCCTCGAGAATCGTACAGACGATCGACTCTGAGAATCAAAAACGTGATGGAGAGTGATTCTGCTGAGTATCGCTTCAAATTCACCACATACGATTTTGAATGGAGAAGTAGTTTACCTGGAACGTCTTTGACAGTCGCAG CTGTGCAGGTGCAGGTGATGGACGTCGAAGTGGAAGATTCTTATGTGTCAGCTCAGCTGTCGTGTCACATGAGCTGCAGTCCGACGGCTCCTTTGTCTTTCTGCTGGATGCGCAATGGAAGGTCTGCAGTTGACTGCTCAACTGCCCAGATGACCAAACACCACAAAATCGATTTATATCCTGGAGACTACGTCACATGTGGTGTGCACGGATATCCACTCACCGTCTCTACTCCCctgt ATGCTCTGAAAGCCCCCTTGATATGGCCGAGTGATCCAGAGGAGATCCTGGAGGGTCGTCCACTGACTCTGACCTGCAGAACGGACACCCAAACATCATATGGACAACATTGGTACAAGAAGCTAAAGCCTTCAGGCCATCAAGCTGTGGGAGACGGACCAGAGCTGGTTTTCACCTCCATCCGGTCTTCCGACTCAGCAGAATATTTTTGTACTGTGGGGAACGAGCTGGGGAATAAGACATCGCAATCTGTCATGATTGATGTGAAAT ACGGTCCTCTGCATGCGAATGTCTCTGCGATACCCTCCAGTTCCATCAGCGTGGGTTCCTCGGTCAGTTTGACGTGTAGCAGTGACGCTAACCCCGACGCTAGCTACATTTGGTACAAGGACAACGAGGAGTCTCCCAAATTCACAGGGGCCGTCTTCAACATCAGCGACTACCGACAGCACCACGGCGGCGAGTATCGCTGTGAGGCCCGGAACGCCTTTGGGAGCCTCAACGCCACGCTCTGGCTTCAAGTCAAGGCCA GTCCACTGGAGGCGGCAACTATAGGTTGCGTCACGGCAGCCCTGCTTCTCATCCTGCTTCTCGTTGCCGTCCTCATGCTCAG GAAAAAGATGGcgtcaaaacacacaacacagtgcAAAGCTCAG CCTAAGGCGACTGCAGACAGTCACAGGGATCATCAGGAGGAGCTGGTCTACTCCGTTGTGGCTTTTTCCAAACACGCTCCCACCTACTCCAACGTTGCCAATGCGAAACGGGATCAGGACGACGGTGTGGAGTACACCGCAGTCGGTTGCAGCGACAGCCGAGTCTCGAG GCCAAAGCTTCAAGAGGAACCCGACGTGTCCACACTGTACAGCACGGTGCAGAAAAAACGCATCTGA
- the LOC133476789 gene encoding sialoadhesin-like isoform X2: METIDWGGTYAQTTICGLTGTTVEFQCSFWYPQTIDGQNTNVVKRFWFTKGSSYNTEDLSLDPEYSGRLHFDCQGDLCRLSIRELRESDAAVYKFRFVTNHGREGSYSVMPGVNLTVNDLRVQVRNYRQKTLRCVTKCHLGSSPSYNWYENGEEIQNENSQDYTPAHNSKHSYSCAVRDQHLLSPPACVVEKCNKVVYDNRNICALKGSSVDITCTYSHPYAIRTKFWFRADPSYMRINPSPPRNLQLDDRDRVEYPRESYRRSTLRIKNVMESDSAEYRFKFTTYDFEWRSSLPGTSLTVAAVQVQVMDVEVEDSYVSAQLSCHMSCSPTAPLSFCWMRNGRSAVDCSTAQMTKHHKIDLYPGDYVTCGVHGYPLTVSTPLYALKAPLIWPSDPEEILEGRPLTLTCRTDTQTSYGQHWYKKLKPSGHQAVGDGPELVFTSIRSSDSAEYFCTVGNELGNKTSQSVMIDVKYAPKSSFLGVSPSQDIQVGQSVSLTCSCDANPAASYTWYKDNQIVPQGAERNYRFISIQSKDAGSFYCKAHNKYGNVNSSQVFINVQYGPLHANVSAIPSSSISVGSSVSLTCSSDANPDASYIWYKDNEESPKFTGAVFNISDYRQHHGGEYRCEARNAFGSLNATLWLQVKASPLEAATIGCVTAALLLILLLVAVLMLRKKMASKHTTQCKAQPKATADSHRDHQEELVYSVVAFSKHAPTYSNVANAKRDQDDGVEYTAVGCSDSRVSRPKLQEEPDVSTLYSTVQKKRI, from the exons ATGGAGACGATTGACTGGGGAGGCACTTATGCTCAGACCACCATCTGTGGCCTGACAGGAACCACAGTGGAGTTCCAGTGCTCCTTCTGGTACCCGCAAACAATAGACGGCCAAAACACGAACGTTGTCAAGAGGTTCTGGTTCACCAAAGGTTCCAGTTACAACACTGAAGATCTGAGCTTGGATCCTGAGTACTCTGGTCGTCTGCACTTTGACTGTCAAGGTGACCTGTGCCGTTTGTCAATCAGAGAGCTGAGAGAAAGCGACGCGGCCGTGTACAAATTCAGATTCGTAACAAACCACGGGAGGGAAGGAAGCTACTCTGTCATGCCTGGAGTCAATCTGACTGTCAATG ATCTCAGAGTACAAGTGAGAAACTATCGGCAGAAGACTCTGAGATGTGTCACCAAGTGCCACCTTGGGTCTTCTCCTTCATACAACTGGTATGAGAATGGAGAGGAAATCCAAAATGAGAACTCCCAGGATTACACACCAGCACATAACTCCAAGCACAGCTACTCCTGTGCTGTAAGAGACCAGCACCTTTTGTCTCCTCCAGCGT GTGTGGTCGAGAAATGTAACAAGGTGGTTTACGACAACAGAAACATCTGCGCCCTCAAAGGCTCGTCAGTGGACATTACTTGCACTTACAGCCACCCCTATGCCATCCGCACAAAATTCTGGTTCAGAGCAGATCCTAGTTACATGCGGATAAATCCCTCTCCACCTCGGAACCTCCAGTTGGATGACCGCGATCGTGTTGAGTACCCTCGAGAATCGTACAGACGATCGACTCTGAGAATCAAAAACGTGATGGAGAGTGATTCTGCTGAGTATCGCTTCAAATTCACCACATACGATTTTGAATGGAGAAGTAGTTTACCTGGAACGTCTTTGACAGTCGCAG CTGTGCAGGTGCAGGTGATGGACGTCGAAGTGGAAGATTCTTATGTGTCAGCTCAGCTGTCGTGTCACATGAGCTGCAGTCCGACGGCTCCTTTGTCTTTCTGCTGGATGCGCAATGGAAGGTCTGCAGTTGACTGCTCAACTGCCCAGATGACCAAACACCACAAAATCGATTTATATCCTGGAGACTACGTCACATGTGGTGTGCACGGATATCCACTCACCGTCTCTACTCCCctgt ATGCTCTGAAAGCCCCCTTGATATGGCCGAGTGATCCAGAGGAGATCCTGGAGGGTCGTCCACTGACTCTGACCTGCAGAACGGACACCCAAACATCATATGGACAACATTGGTACAAGAAGCTAAAGCCTTCAGGCCATCAAGCTGTGGGAGACGGACCAGAGCTGGTTTTCACCTCCATCCGGTCTTCCGACTCAGCAGAATATTTTTGTACTGTGGGGAACGAGCTGGGGAATAAGACATCGCAATCTGTCATGATTGATGTGAAAT ATGCTCCAAAGTCTTCCTTTTTGGGGGTGAGTCCATCACAAGACATCCAGGTGGGCCAGTCAGTGAGTCTGACCTGCAGCTGTGACGCTAACCCAGCTGCTAGCTACACCTGGTACAAAGACAACCAAATTGTGCCCCAGGGAGCAGAAAGAAATTACCGTTTCATCTCCATCCAATCAAAAGATGCGGGAAGCTTCTACTGCAAGGCCCATAATAAATATGGAAATGTCAACTCTTCACAGGTGTTCATAAATGTTCAGT ACGGTCCTCTGCATGCGAATGTCTCTGCGATACCCTCCAGTTCCATCAGCGTGGGTTCCTCGGTCAGTTTGACGTGTAGCAGTGACGCTAACCCCGACGCTAGCTACATTTGGTACAAGGACAACGAGGAGTCTCCCAAATTCACAGGGGCCGTCTTCAACATCAGCGACTACCGACAGCACCACGGCGGCGAGTATCGCTGTGAGGCCCGGAACGCCTTTGGGAGCCTCAACGCCACGCTCTGGCTTCAAGTCAAGGCCA GTCCACTGGAGGCGGCAACTATAGGTTGCGTCACGGCAGCCCTGCTTCTCATCCTGCTTCTCGTTGCCGTCCTCATGCTCAG GAAAAAGATGGcgtcaaaacacacaacacagtgcAAAGCTCAG CCTAAGGCGACTGCAGACAGTCACAGGGATCATCAGGAGGAGCTGGTCTACTCCGTTGTGGCTTTTTCCAAACACGCTCCCACCTACTCCAACGTTGCCAATGCGAAACGGGATCAGGACGACGGTGTGGAGTACACCGCAGTCGGTTGCAGCGACAGCCGAGTCTCGAG GCCAAAGCTTCAAGAGGAACCCGACGTGTCCACACTGTACAGCACGGTGCAGAAAAAACGCATCTGA
- the LOC133476789 gene encoding sialoadhesin-like isoform X1 gives MSWSAQKGRVVFVILLFGVQVVQGMETIDWGGTYAQTTICGLTGTTVEFQCSFWYPQTIDGQNTNVVKRFWFTKGSSYNTEDLSLDPEYSGRLHFDCQGDLCRLSIRELRESDAAVYKFRFVTNHGREGSYSVMPGVNLTVNDLRVQVRNYRQKTLRCVTKCHLGSSPSYNWYENGEEIQNENSQDYTPAHNSKHSYSCAVRDQHLLSPPACVVEKCNKVVYDNRNICALKGSSVDITCTYSHPYAIRTKFWFRADPSYMRINPSPPRNLQLDDRDRVEYPRESYRRSTLRIKNVMESDSAEYRFKFTTYDFEWRSSLPGTSLTVAAVQVQVMDVEVEDSYVSAQLSCHMSCSPTAPLSFCWMRNGRSAVDCSTAQMTKHHKIDLYPGDYVTCGVHGYPLTVSTPLYALKAPLIWPSDPEEILEGRPLTLTCRTDTQTSYGQHWYKKLKPSGHQAVGDGPELVFTSIRSSDSAEYFCTVGNELGNKTSQSVMIDVKYAPKSSFLGVSPSQDIQVGQSVSLTCSCDANPAASYTWYKDNQIVPQGAERNYRFISIQSKDAGSFYCKAHNKYGNVNSSQVFINVQYGPLHANVSAIPSSSISVGSSVSLTCSSDANPDASYIWYKDNEESPKFTGAVFNISDYRQHHGGEYRCEARNAFGSLNATLWLQVKASPLEAATIGCVTAALLLILLLVAVLMLRKKMASKHTTQCKAQPKATADSHRDHQEELVYSVVAFSKHAPTYSNVANAKRDQDDGVEYTAVGCSDSRVSRPKLQEEPDVSTLYSTVQKKRI, from the exons ATGAGCTGGAGTGCGCAAAAGGGACGTGTCGTATTTGTCATCTTGCTCTTCGGCGTACAAG TGGTCCAAGGAATGGAGACGATTGACTGGGGAGGCACTTATGCTCAGACCACCATCTGTGGCCTGACAGGAACCACAGTGGAGTTCCAGTGCTCCTTCTGGTACCCGCAAACAATAGACGGCCAAAACACGAACGTTGTCAAGAGGTTCTGGTTCACCAAAGGTTCCAGTTACAACACTGAAGATCTGAGCTTGGATCCTGAGTACTCTGGTCGTCTGCACTTTGACTGTCAAGGTGACCTGTGCCGTTTGTCAATCAGAGAGCTGAGAGAAAGCGACGCGGCCGTGTACAAATTCAGATTCGTAACAAACCACGGGAGGGAAGGAAGCTACTCTGTCATGCCTGGAGTCAATCTGACTGTCAATG ATCTCAGAGTACAAGTGAGAAACTATCGGCAGAAGACTCTGAGATGTGTCACCAAGTGCCACCTTGGGTCTTCTCCTTCATACAACTGGTATGAGAATGGAGAGGAAATCCAAAATGAGAACTCCCAGGATTACACACCAGCACATAACTCCAAGCACAGCTACTCCTGTGCTGTAAGAGACCAGCACCTTTTGTCTCCTCCAGCGT GTGTGGTCGAGAAATGTAACAAGGTGGTTTACGACAACAGAAACATCTGCGCCCTCAAAGGCTCGTCAGTGGACATTACTTGCACTTACAGCCACCCCTATGCCATCCGCACAAAATTCTGGTTCAGAGCAGATCCTAGTTACATGCGGATAAATCCCTCTCCACCTCGGAACCTCCAGTTGGATGACCGCGATCGTGTTGAGTACCCTCGAGAATCGTACAGACGATCGACTCTGAGAATCAAAAACGTGATGGAGAGTGATTCTGCTGAGTATCGCTTCAAATTCACCACATACGATTTTGAATGGAGAAGTAGTTTACCTGGAACGTCTTTGACAGTCGCAG CTGTGCAGGTGCAGGTGATGGACGTCGAAGTGGAAGATTCTTATGTGTCAGCTCAGCTGTCGTGTCACATGAGCTGCAGTCCGACGGCTCCTTTGTCTTTCTGCTGGATGCGCAATGGAAGGTCTGCAGTTGACTGCTCAACTGCCCAGATGACCAAACACCACAAAATCGATTTATATCCTGGAGACTACGTCACATGTGGTGTGCACGGATATCCACTCACCGTCTCTACTCCCctgt ATGCTCTGAAAGCCCCCTTGATATGGCCGAGTGATCCAGAGGAGATCCTGGAGGGTCGTCCACTGACTCTGACCTGCAGAACGGACACCCAAACATCATATGGACAACATTGGTACAAGAAGCTAAAGCCTTCAGGCCATCAAGCTGTGGGAGACGGACCAGAGCTGGTTTTCACCTCCATCCGGTCTTCCGACTCAGCAGAATATTTTTGTACTGTGGGGAACGAGCTGGGGAATAAGACATCGCAATCTGTCATGATTGATGTGAAAT ATGCTCCAAAGTCTTCCTTTTTGGGGGTGAGTCCATCACAAGACATCCAGGTGGGCCAGTCAGTGAGTCTGACCTGCAGCTGTGACGCTAACCCAGCTGCTAGCTACACCTGGTACAAAGACAACCAAATTGTGCCCCAGGGAGCAGAAAGAAATTACCGTTTCATCTCCATCCAATCAAAAGATGCGGGAAGCTTCTACTGCAAGGCCCATAATAAATATGGAAATGTCAACTCTTCACAGGTGTTCATAAATGTTCAGT ACGGTCCTCTGCATGCGAATGTCTCTGCGATACCCTCCAGTTCCATCAGCGTGGGTTCCTCGGTCAGTTTGACGTGTAGCAGTGACGCTAACCCCGACGCTAGCTACATTTGGTACAAGGACAACGAGGAGTCTCCCAAATTCACAGGGGCCGTCTTCAACATCAGCGACTACCGACAGCACCACGGCGGCGAGTATCGCTGTGAGGCCCGGAACGCCTTTGGGAGCCTCAACGCCACGCTCTGGCTTCAAGTCAAGGCCA GTCCACTGGAGGCGGCAACTATAGGTTGCGTCACGGCAGCCCTGCTTCTCATCCTGCTTCTCGTTGCCGTCCTCATGCTCAG GAAAAAGATGGcgtcaaaacacacaacacagtgcAAAGCTCAG CCTAAGGCGACTGCAGACAGTCACAGGGATCATCAGGAGGAGCTGGTCTACTCCGTTGTGGCTTTTTCCAAACACGCTCCCACCTACTCCAACGTTGCCAATGCGAAACGGGATCAGGACGACGGTGTGGAGTACACCGCAGTCGGTTGCAGCGACAGCCGAGTCTCGAG GCCAAAGCTTCAAGAGGAACCCGACGTGTCCACACTGTACAGCACGGTGCAGAAAAAACGCATCTGA